The following proteins are encoded in a genomic region of Zea mays cultivar B73 chromosome 9, Zm-B73-REFERENCE-NAM-5.0, whole genome shotgun sequence:
- the LOC100382867 gene encoding uncharacterized protein LOC100382867 precursor, with product MLLLQGVILMSTVEGLVWIMQEAPQVPHQEDQANWLEGSYQKCSGGLLISLESGNSLTFQLDKRGYKSPEDYPGTWNLMSQEKNMWFKRSHTSRSSIRSRWRLPVDFMATRMILSSFYIYLLFL from the exons ATGTTGCTGCTCCAGGGCGTCATCCTCATGTCAACGGTGGAGGGCCTTGTGTGGATCATGCAAGAAGCTCCACAAGTTCCTCATCAAGAAGATCAG GCAAACTGGTTGGAGGGATCTTATCAGAAATGTAGCGGCGGACTACTCATCTCTTTGGAGAGCGGAAACAGCCTTACTTTCCAACTTGATAAG CGAGGTTACAAGTCACCTGAAGattatcctggtacctggaatctcatgtctcag gagaagaacatgtggttcaagaggagccatacatcgaggagttcgattcgatctaggtggcgtctcccagttgactttatggcaacaaggatgatccttagttcattttatatttatcttttatttttgtaa
- the LOC100382867 gene encoding uncharacterized protein isoform X2 → MFVAARATLPRLPHHPSLLVLPAVAGDRDHGTHVVVLALLAMLLLQGVILMSTVEGLVWIMQEAPQVPHQEDQANWLEGSYQKCSGGLLISLESGNSLTFQLDKEKNMWFKRSHTSRSSIRSRWRLPVDFMATRMILSSFYIYLLFL, encoded by the exons ATGTTCGTCGCCGCTCGTGCCACCCTCCCGCGGCT CCCTCATCACCCATCGTTGCTGGTTCTGCCCGCTGTTGCTGGAGATCGTGACCATGGAACTCACGTCGTCGTCCTAGCGCTCCTCGCGATGTTGCTGCTCCAGGGCGTCATCCTCATGTCAACGGTGGAGGGCCTTGTGTGGATCATGCAAGAAGCTCCACAAGTTCCTCATCAAGAAGATCAG GCAAACTGGTTGGAGGGATCTTATCAGAAATGTAGCGGCGGACTACTCATCTCTTTGGAGAGCGGAAACAGCCTTACTTTCCAACTTGATAAG gagaagaacatgtggttcaagaggagccatacatcgaggagttcgattcgatctaggtggcgtctcccagttgactttatggcaacaaggatgatccttagttcattttatatttatcttttatttttgtaa
- the LOC100382867 gene encoding uncharacterized protein isoform X1, with protein MFVAARATLPRLPHHPSLLVLPAVAGDRDHGTHVVVLALLAMLLLQGVILMSTVEGLVWIMQEAPQVPHQEDQANWLEGSYQKCSGGLLISLESGNSLTFQLDKRGYKSPEDYPGTWNLMSQEKNMWFKRSHTSRSSIRSRWRLPVDFMATRMILSSFYIYLLFL; from the exons ATGTTCGTCGCCGCTCGTGCCACCCTCCCGCGGCT CCCTCATCACCCATCGTTGCTGGTTCTGCCCGCTGTTGCTGGAGATCGTGACCATGGAACTCACGTCGTCGTCCTAGCGCTCCTCGCGATGTTGCTGCTCCAGGGCGTCATCCTCATGTCAACGGTGGAGGGCCTTGTGTGGATCATGCAAGAAGCTCCACAAGTTCCTCATCAAGAAGATCAG GCAAACTGGTTGGAGGGATCTTATCAGAAATGTAGCGGCGGACTACTCATCTCTTTGGAGAGCGGAAACAGCCTTACTTTCCAACTTGATAAG CGAGGTTACAAGTCACCTGAAGattatcctggtacctggaatctcatgtctcag gagaagaacatgtggttcaagaggagccatacatcgaggagttcgattcgatctaggtggcgtctcccagttgactttatggcaacaaggatgatccttagttcattttatatttatcttttatttttgtaa